From Amycolatopsis sp. cg9, one genomic window encodes:
- a CDS encoding iron-sulfur cluster biosynthesis family protein — protein MLTVTEAAAEAITALTSQGEGDAGLRLAVQNADGESAQLALSVAPEPAEGDSVLGADQGPKVFLEPQAAALLDDKVLDVQEDEAGGVAFAVLPQHTS, from the coding sequence ATGCTGACCGTGACCGAAGCCGCCGCCGAGGCGATCACCGCACTGACCAGCCAGGGGGAGGGCGACGCCGGACTCCGCCTGGCAGTCCAGAACGCCGACGGCGAAAGCGCCCAGCTGGCGCTGTCGGTGGCGCCGGAACCCGCGGAGGGCGACAGCGTGCTGGGGGCCGACCAGGGCCCGAAGGTGTTCCTGGAACCCCAGGCGGCGGCGCTGCTCGACGACAAGGTGCTGGACGTCCAAGAGGACGAAGCGGGCGGAGTCGCTTTCGCGGTGCTGCCCCAGCACACGAGCTGA
- a CDS encoding glycerate kinase: MTRVVIAPDKFKGSLTAVEAAEAIALGVRDALPDAEVVSCPVADGGEGTLDVLEAAGARIVRLSVRGPLDEQVKARYAVLDGTAYVESARACGIEFVDPTPETALAAHTWGVGELLVDALMHGAKRLVLTVGGTASTDGGAGMLGALGAGVLDAFGAPVGLGGGTLTRVASTELAPVRERLDGVRVAVATDVTNPLLGPSGAAAVFGPQKGAGPEQVKLLDEALTRWAHALQVGGAPDVSRVPGAGAGGGVAAGAIAGLGATVESGFDLIAGLTGVDAALVGADLVITGEGSLDEQSLNGKAPAGIAERARGIPLLVLAGRIQLDEAELARLGVAGSNALIDHAPSLDYARAHAADLLRARAAELVREWRSRG; this comes from the coding sequence GTGACCCGGGTCGTGATCGCGCCCGACAAGTTCAAGGGCAGTCTCACCGCGGTCGAGGCCGCGGAAGCCATCGCACTCGGCGTCCGGGACGCCTTGCCGGACGCCGAAGTCGTCTCGTGCCCGGTCGCCGACGGCGGCGAAGGCACCCTCGACGTGCTCGAAGCGGCAGGGGCCCGGATCGTCCGGCTGTCCGTCCGCGGTCCGCTCGACGAGCAGGTCAAGGCGCGGTACGCGGTGCTCGACGGAACCGCGTACGTCGAATCCGCGCGGGCGTGCGGCATCGAATTCGTCGACCCCACACCGGAAACCGCGCTGGCCGCGCACACCTGGGGCGTCGGCGAGCTGCTCGTGGACGCCCTGATGCACGGCGCGAAGCGGCTCGTGCTGACCGTCGGCGGCACGGCGAGCACCGACGGCGGCGCCGGGATGCTGGGCGCGCTCGGCGCGGGCGTGCTGGACGCGTTCGGCGCGCCGGTCGGGCTGGGCGGCGGGACGCTGACGCGGGTCGCGTCCACCGAACTGGCGCCGGTGCGGGAACGCCTCGACGGCGTGCGCGTCGCGGTCGCCACCGACGTGACCAACCCGCTGCTGGGCCCGTCGGGCGCAGCCGCCGTGTTCGGGCCGCAGAAGGGTGCGGGGCCCGAACAGGTGAAGCTGCTGGACGAGGCACTGACCCGGTGGGCGCACGCACTGCAGGTCGGCGGGGCGCCGGACGTCTCGCGGGTACCGGGTGCCGGAGCGGGTGGCGGGGTCGCGGCCGGGGCGATCGCCGGGCTGGGCGCGACCGTCGAGTCCGGGTTCGACCTGATCGCCGGGCTGACCGGGGTGGACGCCGCGCTGGTGGGTGCCGATCTGGTGATCACCGGCGAGGGATCGCTCGACGAGCAGAGCCTGAACGGCAAGGCGCCGGCCGGGATCGCCGAACGGGCGCGCGGGATTCCGCTGCTGGTGCTCGCGGGACGGATCCAGCTGGACGAGGCCGAGCTGGCACGGCTGGGCGTGGCCGGGAGCAACGCGCTGATCGACCACGCGCCTTCTCTCGATTATGCGCGGGCGCACGCCGCGGACCTGCTGCGGGCCCGGGCGGCGGAGCTGGTGCGCGAGTGGCGGTCACGCGGATGA
- a CDS encoding 2-hydroxyacid dehydrogenase, translating to MAKIAVTRWIPDDAVKVLAEAGDVAVSPAGRPLTPAELHEFVAGADAVVGMLHDRLDGAFADAAGPGLKVVANVAVGYDNVDVPALAERGVVVTNTPGVLTDATADLAFGLLLAVTRRLGEGERLLRSRTPWSFHLGFLLGSGLQGKTLGIVGYGQIGRAVAKRAEAFGMEIVHSGRSKRGSVSFEELLARSDVVSLHCPLTPETRHLIDAAALRAMKPGAYLVNTTRGPVVDEAALADALEAGEIAGAALDVFEKEPEVEPRLLGRDDVVLSPHLGSATVETRTAMAVLAARNVAAVLAGQSPLTEVKP from the coding sequence GTGGCCAAGATCGCGGTGACCCGGTGGATTCCCGACGACGCGGTGAAGGTGCTGGCCGAAGCGGGCGACGTGGCGGTGTCGCCCGCCGGGCGCCCGCTGACGCCGGCGGAACTGCACGAGTTCGTGGCCGGCGCCGACGCCGTGGTCGGGATGCTGCACGACCGGCTCGACGGCGCGTTCGCCGACGCCGCCGGCCCGGGCCTGAAGGTGGTCGCGAACGTCGCCGTCGGCTACGACAACGTCGACGTCCCGGCACTGGCCGAGCGCGGCGTCGTCGTGACGAACACGCCGGGCGTGCTCACCGACGCGACCGCCGACCTCGCCTTCGGCCTGCTGCTCGCCGTCACGCGGCGGCTCGGCGAAGGCGAACGGCTGTTGCGCTCGCGCACGCCGTGGTCGTTCCACCTCGGCTTCCTGCTCGGCTCGGGGTTGCAGGGCAAGACGCTCGGCATCGTCGGGTACGGGCAGATCGGCCGGGCGGTGGCGAAGCGCGCCGAGGCGTTCGGCATGGAGATCGTCCACTCGGGACGGTCGAAGCGGGGTTCCGTTTCCTTCGAAGAACTCCTGGCGCGCTCGGACGTCGTCTCGCTGCACTGCCCGCTGACGCCGGAAACCCGGCACCTCATCGACGCGGCCGCGTTGCGCGCCATGAAACCCGGCGCCTACCTGGTGAACACCACGCGCGGCCCGGTCGTCGACGAAGCCGCGCTGGCGGACGCGCTGGAAGCCGGGGAGATCGCCGGCGCCGCGCTGGACGTGTTCGAAAAGGAACCCGAGGTCGAACCGCGCCTGCTCGGCCGCGACGACGTCGTGCTGAGCCCGCACCTCGGGTCCGCGACGGTCGAAACCCGCACCGCGATGGCCGTGCTGGCCGCCCGCAACGTCGCGGCCGTGCTCGCCGGGCAGTCCCCGCTGACGGAGGTGAAGCCGTGA
- a CDS encoding SGNH/GDSL hydrolase family protein, translating into MRKRLSALLAVPALALLAFAAPASASTGYHEYVALGDSWTADVFVTFPPTTQYTPLDCAQSTSDYPHEVAGALGVETFRDASCGGATTTDFTQPQKLPLGGTNPPQFDRLTPTTDLVTVGIGGNDIGLASAVTQCLNLLPVSTCKAKFTAGGVDQLENAVAATEPKIAAALQAIEQRSPHARILLVNYLAGLPASGKGCWPVIPVADGDIAYLQAKFLQMNAMLARVAAANDVELVDTYSPTLGHDACQAPTVRYVEGLIPVSVSNPLLLAFPFHPNGAGAAAQSEIVLEAVQGD; encoded by the coding sequence ATGCGCAAGCGCCTGTCCGCCCTGCTCGCCGTACCCGCGCTCGCCTTGCTCGCCTTCGCCGCCCCGGCGTCGGCGAGCACGGGCTACCACGAGTACGTCGCGCTGGGCGATTCCTGGACCGCCGACGTCTTCGTCACCTTCCCGCCGACCACGCAGTACACGCCGCTCGACTGCGCGCAGTCCACTTCGGACTACCCGCACGAGGTGGCCGGCGCGCTGGGCGTCGAGACCTTCCGCGACGCCAGCTGCGGCGGCGCGACGACGACCGACTTCACCCAGCCGCAGAAGCTGCCGCTGGGCGGGACCAACCCGCCGCAATTCGACCGGCTCACGCCCACCACGGACCTGGTCACCGTCGGCATCGGCGGCAACGACATCGGGCTCGCGTCGGCCGTGACGCAGTGCCTCAACCTGCTGCCGGTGAGCACCTGCAAGGCGAAGTTCACCGCCGGCGGCGTCGACCAGCTCGAAAACGCTGTCGCGGCGACGGAACCGAAGATCGCCGCGGCGCTCCAGGCGATCGAGCAGCGGTCGCCGCACGCGCGGATCCTGCTGGTGAACTACCTCGCCGGGCTGCCCGCGAGCGGCAAGGGGTGCTGGCCGGTGATCCCGGTCGCCGACGGCGACATCGCCTACCTGCAGGCGAAGTTCCTCCAGATGAACGCCATGCTCGCGCGGGTCGCCGCGGCCAACGACGTCGAACTGGTCGACACCTACTCCCCGACCCTCGGCCACGACGCGTGCCAGGCACCCACGGTGCGGTACGTCGAAGGCCTGATCCCGGTTTCGGTGAGCAACCCGCTGCTGCTCGCCTTCCCCTTCCACCCCAACGGCGCGGGCGCGGCAGCGCAGTCGGAGATCGTTCTCGAGGCCGTTCAGGGGGACTAG
- a CDS encoding alpha-galactosidase, whose protein sequence is MSLVEHDPAHRLWLLRTPESSYAFRLDADDRPRHVHWGPPLTLAQATQVAARRNPADSSFDEPGDERQELPAEGGAFFGVAALAVRYEDGTSALEWRYDGFALEDDTLVVRLADRHYPLRLSLHYRVRGDVVERWTSLRADEPVSLLRTDSAAWTLPRRDGARLTRTSGAWSAEYGVLREPLPVGETTLTSRRGVSSHQVNPWVMLDAGDATETAGEVWSTALAWSGSWRITVEHTHTGRVTWTGGFGHENVAWRLLPGETWETPVFAGLYAADGFGGTSRRWHAYVREFVQPHPEELRPIVYNSWEATGWDVDEQTETELAAAAAELGAELFVMDDGWFGARTGDTAGLGDWTANDQRFPGGLRPLVDAVHAHGMQFGLWVEPEMVNPDSDLYRAHPDWVLHMANRSRTTLRNQLVLNFARPDVADWAHKWLDRLVGEHGIDYLKWDMNRAFTEAGWPGGAAGRVWVDHVRAVHAILDRLRADHPALRIQGCAGGGGRTDLGILARTDEIWASDNTDAADRIAIQHGYGQLYPAGTMSAWVTDSPNPTTGREAPLGFRFHVAMAGVLGLGGDLPKWSAAEREEAAALVALYKEIRPVVQHGELYRLADPATAALTAVQYVLDREVVVFFWRRPAEFARPVTPPRLAGLDPAGRYRDSGGVVHDGAVLLSHGLDVGFAGSGYASAVVRLTRV, encoded by the coding sequence ATGTCGCTCGTCGAACACGACCCCGCGCACCGGCTCTGGCTGCTGCGCACCCCCGAGAGCTCGTACGCCTTCCGCCTCGACGCCGACGACCGGCCGCGGCACGTCCACTGGGGCCCGCCGCTGACCTTGGCGCAGGCCACGCAGGTCGCCGCGCGCCGCAACCCGGCCGACAGCAGCTTCGACGAGCCGGGTGACGAGCGGCAGGAACTGCCGGCCGAAGGCGGCGCGTTCTTCGGCGTCGCGGCGCTGGCCGTGCGGTACGAGGACGGGACGTCGGCGCTCGAGTGGCGCTACGACGGGTTCGCGCTCGAGGACGACACGCTGGTCGTGCGGCTCGCCGACCGGCACTACCCCCTGCGGCTCTCGCTGCACTACCGCGTCCGCGGCGACGTCGTCGAACGCTGGACGTCCCTGCGCGCGGACGAGCCGGTTTCCCTGCTGCGCACGGATTCCGCCGCGTGGACCCTCCCCCGCCGCGACGGCGCCCGGCTGACCAGGACGTCGGGTGCGTGGAGCGCGGAGTACGGCGTGCTGCGCGAGCCGCTGCCGGTCGGCGAGACGACGCTGACCAGCCGTCGCGGCGTGTCCAGCCACCAGGTCAACCCGTGGGTGATGCTGGACGCCGGCGACGCCACCGAGACCGCCGGCGAGGTCTGGAGCACCGCCCTCGCCTGGAGCGGGAGCTGGCGGATCACCGTCGAGCACACGCACACCGGGCGCGTGACGTGGACCGGCGGGTTCGGCCACGAGAACGTCGCCTGGCGGCTGCTCCCCGGCGAAACCTGGGAGACACCGGTGTTCGCCGGGCTCTACGCGGCCGACGGCTTCGGCGGGACGAGCCGGCGCTGGCACGCTTACGTCCGCGAGTTCGTCCAGCCGCACCCGGAGGAGCTGCGGCCGATCGTCTACAACTCCTGGGAAGCGACCGGCTGGGACGTCGACGAACAGACCGAAACCGAGCTGGCCGCCGCCGCGGCGGAACTCGGGGCCGAGCTGTTCGTCATGGACGACGGCTGGTTCGGCGCCCGCACCGGCGACACCGCCGGGCTCGGCGACTGGACCGCCAACGACCAGCGCTTCCCCGGCGGGCTGCGGCCGCTGGTCGACGCCGTCCACGCGCACGGGATGCAGTTCGGGCTGTGGGTCGAGCCGGAGATGGTCAACCCGGACAGCGACCTCTACCGCGCGCACCCCGACTGGGTGCTGCACATGGCGAACCGCTCACGGACGACGCTGCGGAACCAGCTCGTGCTGAACTTCGCCCGCCCCGACGTCGCGGACTGGGCCCACAAGTGGCTCGACCGGCTGGTCGGCGAGCACGGCATCGACTACCTCAAGTGGGACATGAACCGCGCCTTCACCGAAGCCGGCTGGCCGGGCGGGGCGGCGGGCCGCGTGTGGGTCGACCACGTCCGCGCGGTGCACGCCATCCTGGACCGGCTGCGCGCCGACCACCCCGCGTTGCGGATCCAGGGCTGCGCGGGCGGCGGCGGGCGCACCGACCTCGGGATCCTCGCCCGGACCGACGAGATCTGGGCGTCCGACAACACCGACGCCGCCGACCGGATCGCCATCCAGCACGGCTACGGGCAGCTCTACCCGGCGGGCACTATGTCGGCCTGGGTCACCGACAGCCCGAACCCGACCACCGGCCGCGAAGCGCCGTTGGGCTTCCGGTTCCACGTCGCCATGGCGGGCGTGCTCGGCCTGGGCGGCGATCTGCCCAAGTGGAGCGCCGCGGAACGCGAGGAGGCGGCCGCGCTCGTCGCGCTGTACAAGGAAATCCGGCCGGTGGTGCAGCACGGCGAGCTGTACCGGCTGGCCGACCCGGCGACGGCGGCACTGACCGCGGTGCAGTACGTGCTGGACCGCGAAGTGGTCGTCTTCTTCTGGCGGCGGCCCGCGGAGTTCGCGCGGCCGGTCACGCCGCCGCGGCTCGCGGGCCTCGACCCGGCGGGGCGCTACCGCGACTCCGGCGGCGTCGTGCACGACGGCGCGGTGCTGCTGAGCCACGGTCTCGACGTCGGCTTCGCGGGGAGCGGGTACGCGAGCGCGGTGGTGCGGCTGACCAGGGTCTGA
- a CDS encoding ROK family protein — protein sequence MPRSAPARAPITSPAAATVFTTVLTEGPVSRVDVARRTGLSSAAVTKAARPFIEAGYLEELASEGRTGPGAGRPANPLAIRPDREYFVGVKITGDDLIGVVTDLRADVRASAHHALTGHDVGHVVRALADLVGELLAGPTPDGTSNLRERAYCLGVAVSGDVDRASGVVRYSPFLGWRDVPLAALLAEATGLTATLENDVKALAVAEQWFGEGVGASSFALVTVGTGIGSALVVNGDLVRGAHGVAGEIGHVPVADGGPACHCGGQGCVEAIASTEAILTRARLIAGEPGLTMEDAVARARGGDEPLREVFAGAGHAIGLGLAALVNLFGPERVVVSGEGVATYDLFEDQIRRTFAVQAFGSAARCGLVIRPLPFEEWARGAAAVAIQSLFVAESV from the coding sequence ATGCCTCGCAGTGCACCGGCAAGGGCGCCGATCACCAGTCCCGCGGCAGCGACCGTGTTCACCACGGTCCTGACCGAAGGGCCGGTCTCCCGCGTCGACGTCGCCCGGCGCACCGGTCTGTCGTCGGCCGCGGTCACCAAGGCGGCCCGGCCCTTCATCGAAGCCGGTTACCTCGAAGAACTCGCCTCCGAAGGCCGCACGGGTCCCGGTGCGGGCCGCCCCGCGAACCCCCTCGCCATCCGGCCGGACCGCGAGTACTTCGTCGGCGTCAAGATCACCGGCGACGACCTCATCGGCGTCGTCACCGACCTGCGCGCCGACGTCCGCGCCAGCGCCCACCACGCGCTGACCGGCCACGACGTCGGCCACGTCGTGCGGGCGCTGGCCGACCTGGTCGGCGAGCTGCTGGCCGGGCCGACCCCGGACGGCACCAGCAACCTCCGCGAACGCGCCTACTGCCTGGGCGTCGCGGTGTCCGGCGACGTCGACCGCGCGTCCGGCGTCGTCCGGTACTCGCCGTTCCTCGGCTGGCGGGACGTGCCGCTGGCGGCACTGCTGGCAGAGGCGACCGGGCTGACCGCGACGCTGGAGAACGACGTCAAGGCGCTCGCCGTGGCCGAGCAGTGGTTCGGCGAAGGCGTCGGGGCCTCGTCGTTCGCGCTGGTCACGGTGGGGACCGGGATCGGCAGCGCGCTCGTGGTGAACGGCGACCTGGTCCGCGGCGCGCACGGCGTCGCGGGGGAGATCGGGCACGTCCCGGTCGCCGACGGCGGCCCGGCCTGCCACTGCGGCGGCCAGGGCTGCGTCGAAGCGATCGCGTCCACCGAAGCGATCCTCACCCGGGCCCGGCTCATCGCGGGGGAACCCGGCTTGACCATGGAAGACGCCGTGGCGCGCGCCCGCGGCGGTGACGAGCCGCTGCGCGAGGTGTTCGCCGGGGCCGGGCACGCGATCGGGCTCGGCCTGGCCGCGCTGGTCAACCTGTTCGGCCCCGAGCGGGTCGTCGTCTCGGGTGAAGGCGTCGCCACCTACGACCTGTTCGAAGACCAGATCCGCCGGACCTTCGCGGTCCAGGCGTTCGGCAGTGCCGCCCGCTGCGGGCTGGTGATCCGGCCGCTGCCGTTCGAGGAGTGGGCGCGGGGCGCGGCCGCCGTCGCCATCCAAAGTCTTTTCGTCGCCGAGAGCGTCTAA
- a CDS encoding ABC transporter substrate-binding protein, translating into MNRRSFLVGSVLFAGGAALAGCTSDPLNKNAGAASGAKVTLQQWYHAYGESGTQQAVQRYAQEFTKVNPDIAINVSWIAGDYETKLNSAMLTAQAPDLFELGDFRYQNVKNGLLAPLDDIITPAKADFSPAALDTVTVDGKVYGVKMIDDVMMLYYRKSALQAAGVQPPQTFAELLEATRKLTNGKQKGLYVGTDGVGEAATLLLWSSGGDFFDSSGKKVAFASPEAVAAIAGLKQLHDTGGLLQGYPTDWSDPGAFANGATAMQWGGLWSLPDIKKALGDDFGVVAWPKFGDAGKQVARVGGWYQLANAKSSNLEAVKKFIDWLWIKNADLQKDWCVKYGFHIPARKPVAAQTTEFSSGAAKDAVTISQQNGKSYSGLWNKASATLFLQAATKIANGQADPAAELGDAAKKAQAEVDKQLA; encoded by the coding sequence ATGAATCGCCGAAGCTTCCTGGTCGGTTCCGTTCTCTTCGCCGGTGGCGCCGCCCTCGCGGGCTGCACTTCGGACCCGCTGAACAAGAACGCGGGCGCCGCTTCCGGCGCGAAAGTGACGCTGCAGCAGTGGTACCACGCGTACGGCGAGTCCGGGACGCAGCAAGCGGTCCAGCGCTACGCGCAGGAGTTCACCAAGGTCAACCCGGACATCGCGATCAACGTCAGCTGGATCGCCGGCGACTACGAGACCAAGCTCAACTCCGCGATGCTCACCGCGCAGGCGCCCGACCTGTTCGAGCTGGGCGACTTCCGGTACCAGAACGTCAAGAACGGCCTGCTCGCGCCGCTCGACGACATCATCACGCCGGCCAAGGCCGACTTCAGCCCCGCCGCGCTGGACACCGTGACCGTCGACGGGAAGGTCTACGGCGTCAAGATGATCGACGACGTCATGATGCTGTACTACCGCAAGAGCGCGCTGCAGGCCGCGGGCGTCCAGCCGCCGCAGACGTTCGCGGAGCTGCTCGAAGCGACGCGGAAGCTGACCAACGGCAAGCAGAAGGGCCTGTACGTCGGCACCGACGGCGTCGGCGAAGCGGCGACGCTCCTGCTCTGGTCGTCCGGCGGGGACTTCTTCGACTCGAGCGGCAAGAAGGTCGCGTTCGCCTCGCCCGAAGCCGTCGCCGCGATCGCCGGGCTCAAGCAGCTGCACGACACCGGTGGCCTGCTCCAGGGCTACCCGACCGACTGGTCCGACCCCGGCGCGTTCGCGAACGGCGCCACCGCGATGCAGTGGGGTGGCCTGTGGTCGCTGCCGGACATCAAGAAGGCCCTGGGGGACGACTTCGGCGTCGTCGCGTGGCCGAAGTTCGGGGACGCGGGCAAGCAGGTCGCGCGCGTCGGCGGCTGGTACCAGCTGGCCAACGCGAAGTCGTCGAACCTCGAGGCCGTCAAGAAGTTCATCGACTGGCTGTGGATCAAGAACGCCGACCTGCAGAAGGACTGGTGCGTCAAGTACGGCTTCCACATCCCGGCGCGCAAGCCGGTCGCCGCGCAGACCACCGAGTTCTCCAGCGGTGCCGCGAAGGACGCCGTGACGATCTCGCAGCAGAACGGCAAGTCCTACTCGGGGCTGTGGAACAAGGCGTCGGCGACGCTGTTCCTGCAGGCCGCGACGAAGATCGCGAACGGGCAGGCCGACCCGGCCGCCGAGCTCGGCGACGCGGCGAAGAAGGCTCAGGCCGAAGTCGACAAGCAGCTGGCATGA